The DNA segment TCAATCTCACCCTTGATCACGTCGATGAGATGATTTCTTCGATCGCGTGCAGAGTGATCCTCGGGCGATGGAAGATGCGCGACATAAGCCACGATCGTTTTGGCCGGACTGACGGTGAGGGTCGCCCGGATGAACGTACCCGATCCTCCGTCGTCGAAATACGTGGCGTCAGTGATTTCGTAACGCGATACGAGGCCCACCTCGGTGCCGGAGGCCGTACATTGGCACTGAGACAGAAACGTGAAGCTGGCGCCCATGTCCCGGGCAACCGCGTCCAACTCGGCGCTGGTGATCTCCTGGAGGCCGATCACATCGGTTTGCTCAAGCGAAGGCGGTTTCGCGTTTTTGAAGTAGGCGTTATAGGTCGTGAGGCGCAGCGACGGTCCTCCGGCCTCAGCCCGGTCGGCCTGATTCCAGGGGGCCAGTACCAGCGCCACGAACACGACGACAACGCCGATGGCCCCAACCGACCGTGCCAGAGCCTGCCGGGTCCTGGCCAGGCCGACGGCCATGGCATGCAGGATCAGGCCGAGGACAAACACTTGTGGCAACAGACTCGCAATCTGCTCGGTAACGGCAGTCGACATGATCAGCGAGACCACCACCAACCCATGGGCAACCAGCGCCAAGCCGCCGAACAGCCAGGCCCATCCGCCCCGTTGCGTCCATTGTGTTTTGGCGACCCCAGCCGTTCGATCGACCAGCGCACGCGGATCGGTGTCCCGTAACGTCATGATCGAAGCAATGTACCGCGTTGGGGATCCAATGCCAGGCAAGGAACGACGCCGGGAAACCCGACGTTGTATACCCATGCGGTCGATCTTGCTCATTGCGCTGATTGTCGGTGCCTGCCAATCCTCCACGGTTGACGTCAGCCGTCCGGTCCCATCGTCCTCGACGACCGTCGCCGCAACCCCGACCACCCCCGCTGCACCGGCGCCCATCAGCCCCACCACCACAATGGTCGAGGAGGTGCGCCGGTCTCTCTACCCATTCCAGTCCGAAGCCGCCATCGCAGAAGCCCTCCACTCAAAAGATGCTCGACCGAACGACTTCGACTGGGGGCTCGACTATGTGAAGTGGATTATCGGTTGGGACCAGGCGGTCGCCTACGACGGTACCGACGGAACCGACCAGTGGGGCACCTTCTATCGATCGTCCGAGGACGACACCGCCTACATATCCATGGGCATCCTCGGTTACAACCCGGATGACGAACCGGTCATCGGGATCTACCAGGCCACCACGTTCTTTGACGCCACCGGATATGAGCTGGCCGTCGAATTACGCGCGGCAGGTAACGGGTGGATGCTTGAGGTGACCCCACCGCAGATGGATCAGCTCGGGCTCCCACCGGGCACCACAGGCGACGTCCTCGTCCAGTTCGAGTCGGCCTCCTATGAGGCTGCGCTCGCCGAAGGCACGACGAGCATCCCGATGACCGACACGCCACACACCTGGGGGACACTTCAGATCTCGTATCGCAACCCGGACGGCCACGTCATCGGATGGCACGCCACGGTCATCGATCCGTCCCATTGAGTCAATCCGAGGTCACCGCCGGTTAACGACTATCGGCGGGCTTGGGGACCCGCCGATAATCCGTGTCGTGGTTTCTTCTAGATGTATCTATCGACCAGATCTTGACCGTCGAGGGGCGCGGTGCTGGCCGCCACCTCCGAAGAAGGATCCGTCTTCTCTGCGCAGCCACAGAATGGACCAACGATGCGACCGGGCAGCCAAGCACTGCCAGTCACGGGGCCTCCCAACCACGGCTTAACACCTCTTCCCAACTCGAACCATATCAGTTCGCACCTGGTCCTGTATACGAAGAATTCGTCGATTAAGCGGCCATTAAGTCCACGCGGAAACCGGTCGTTTCCAAGGGTGATGTTAAAGTCCGCAGCTCGCAACCTTTGAGGAACGACGTGCAACCAAACCCACTTCATGAGTGCTTCGAATCCGGCCGGGTAGCGCTCGGATGGTGGTTGACGATGCCGTCGGCGATCGGCGCCGAAATCATGGCCGAACTTGACCTCGACTATGCGTGCATCGACCGGCAACACGGACTCATTGGCTACTCCGACAGTCTGGCGTTGCTGGCCTCTCTGACTGCCTGGTCCGTGACTGCCGTCATCCGGGTGCCCTGGAACACACCGGAGCACATTGGTAAAGCCCTCGACGCCGGGGCGATGGGCGTGATCATCCCGATGGTCAACTCAGCTTCAGCGTGCCGGGCAGCAGTCGAAGCCGCTCTGTATCCGCCCCTCGGCAGGCGCAGCTACGGCCCGACTCGAGCTGCCATCGTCGAGGGACCCGGATACTTCAACGAGGCCAACATCGCCATCATTCCGATGATTGAAACCGCCGAAGCTCTGGCCGACCTCGACGGGATTCTCTCGGTCGAGAACGTCACCGCGATATATGTGGGACCGGCGGACCTCGCTATCAGCATGGGATTTCATCCGGGTTCGGACGATCCCGAGTTCCTCCAGGCGCTCGACCAGATCGTGGCCCGTTGCAACGCTCACGGCGTCGTGCCGGGGATTCATGCGACGTCTAGCACCGCTGGCGACCGGCTCGAACGAGGATTTCGGATGGTGACGATCACCTCCGATCTGTCGGCGCTTCGAACCAGGCTGACTGAAGACGTCACATCGGTTCGCAACGGCCTGGTCGGCGAAACG comes from the Acidimicrobiia bacterium genome and includes:
- a CDS encoding endonuclease/exonuclease/phosphatase family protein; the protein is MTLRDTDPRALVDRTAGVAKTQWTQRGGWAWLFGGLALVAHGLVVVSLIMSTAVTEQIASLLPQVFVLGLILHAMAVGLARTRQALARSVGAIGVVVVFVALVLAPWNQADRAEAGGPSLRLTTYNAYFKNAKPPSLEQTDVIGLQEITSAELDAVARDMGASFTFLSQCQCTASGTEVGLVSRYEITDATYFDDGGSGTFIRATLTVSPAKTIVAYVAHLPSPEDHSARDRRNHLIDVIKGEIDKEAGDVMLLGDIGTTIYSPTFRTLKSDLKLQPVDYGLVTPCSWYGYGPLLCLRIDHILISSGLRIVESSVAADQGSDHRAVSATITW